One window from the genome of Acidobacteriota bacterium encodes:
- the msrB gene encoding peptide-methionine (R)-S-oxide reductase MsrB: MSTTTWPDVLAQARDGGPLPPRRVERSDAEWRARLTPEQYRVTREHGTERAFSSEMCSRFEPGRYACVCCGTLLFDASTKFESGTGWPSFTQPAADDAIAYIVDRSYGMVRVEARCSVCDAHLGHVFPDGPQPSGLRYCMNAVALEKLTP; encoded by the coding sequence ATGAGCACGACGACATGGCCTGACGTACTGGCGCAGGCGCGCGACGGGGGGCCGCTTCCGCCGCGGCGCGTGGAGCGCAGCGACGCGGAATGGCGTGCGCGGTTGACGCCGGAGCAGTACCGCGTGACGCGCGAGCACGGTACCGAACGCGCGTTCAGTTCAGAAATGTGCAGCCGGTTCGAGCCGGGCCGCTACGCCTGCGTGTGCTGCGGCACGCTGCTCTTCGACGCGTCGACGAAGTTCGAATCGGGCACCGGCTGGCCGTCGTTCACGCAACCGGCCGCCGACGATGCGATCGCGTACATCGTCGATCGCTCGTACGGCATGGTCCGCGTCGAAGCGCGATGCAGCGTGTGCGACGCCCACCTCGGCCATGTCTTCCCGGACGGTCCTCAGCCGAGCGGTCTGCGCTATTGCATGAACGCGGTAGCGTTGGAGAAATTGACGCCGTGA
- a CDS encoding aldo/keto reductase — translation MNETTIPRFTLNNGVQIPVIGLGVFQTPPAETTAAVLAALETGYRHIDTAAAYGNEREVGEAIRRSGIPRDEVFIETKLWVTDYGYDAALHAFDKSAAKLGVDLIDLLLLHQPRVEDFALTIAAYKALEKLLADGRVRAIGISNFTPAILTRFLPQVEVVPAVNQIELHPYFSQRANVAANGAAGILTQAWSPIGGITHYQGSEATSTFTDATLVEIGRRHGKTPAQVMLRWHIQHGRQVIPKSTRAARIAENVDIFDFSLSDTELAAIDALDKHVRGGPDPDQPQPGFLKLSIPEA, via the coding sequence ATGAACGAAACCACCATCCCGCGCTTCACCCTCAACAACGGCGTGCAGATCCCGGTCATCGGGCTCGGCGTCTTCCAGACGCCGCCCGCGGAGACGACCGCCGCCGTGCTCGCTGCACTCGAGACCGGCTACCGGCACATCGACACCGCCGCGGCCTACGGCAACGAGCGCGAGGTCGGCGAAGCCATCCGGCGCTCCGGCATCCCTCGCGACGAGGTCTTCATCGAGACCAAGCTGTGGGTCACCGACTACGGCTACGATGCGGCCCTGCACGCCTTCGACAAGTCGGCCGCCAAGCTCGGCGTCGACCTCATCGACCTGCTGCTGCTGCACCAGCCACGCGTCGAGGACTTCGCGCTCACGATCGCGGCCTACAAGGCGCTGGAGAAGCTGCTCGCCGACGGTCGGGTCCGCGCGATCGGCATCAGCAACTTCACGCCGGCGATCCTGACGCGCTTCCTGCCCCAGGTCGAGGTCGTGCCGGCCGTGAACCAGATCGAGCTCCACCCCTACTTCAGCCAGCGCGCCAACGTGGCGGCCAATGGCGCCGCGGGCATCCTCACCCAGGCATGGTCGCCGATCGGCGGCATTACCCACTACCAGGGGTCGGAGGCGACCAGCACCTTCACCGACGCGACCCTCGTGGAGATCGGCCGGCGCCATGGCAAGACGCCGGCCCAGGTGATGCTCCGTTGGCACATCCAGCACGGCCGCCAGGTCATCCCCAAGTCGACCCGCGCGGCGCGGATCGCCGAGAACGTCGACATCTTCGACTTCTCGCTCAGCGACACCGAGCTCGCGGCCATCGATGCGCTAGACAAGCACGTGCGCGGTGGCCCTGACCCCGACCAGCCGCAGCCCGGGTTCCTGAAGCTCTCGATCCCGGAGGCATGA
- a CDS encoding sugar phosphate isomerase/epimerase, with protein MMRISRRTLLVAGAATFGGVLEAYTRRAAESGVDAGVQLYMARALLARDFEGGLAAIAGTGVKEVEFAGLHGRTAEDVRRILDRVGLRAVGAHCVRADMSDDDLRRAIDECRTIGARYVIAAAPLLRELKLPITSREQVTAALRAITIEDVRYSAAQFNRFAATIKAAGLEFGYHSHGFEFQKYGTTTGFDEMLRLLDPATSTIELDLGNLVAAGADPAHYLRTYPGRFRLAHVKDWRAPLVPDPLQIPPSAPFGRGAIDWPPLVAAAKSSGVQHFFIEQEELPQDQVVGAIADSHRYLKSI; from the coding sequence ATGATGAGAATCTCGAGACGGACGCTCCTTGTCGCAGGAGCGGCCACGTTCGGCGGCGTCCTGGAGGCGTACACACGGCGCGCCGCCGAGTCTGGCGTGGATGCCGGCGTCCAGCTCTACATGGCACGCGCACTCCTGGCCAGGGACTTCGAGGGTGGGCTGGCTGCGATTGCCGGAACCGGCGTGAAAGAGGTGGAGTTCGCGGGTCTGCACGGCCGCACGGCCGAGGACGTGCGTCGAATCCTCGACCGCGTCGGCCTGCGCGCTGTGGGAGCCCATTGCGTGCGCGCCGACATGTCCGACGACGATCTGCGACGGGCGATCGACGAGTGCCGGACGATCGGCGCCCGCTACGTCATTGCCGCGGCGCCGTTGTTGCGGGAACTCAAACTGCCGATCACGTCGCGCGAGCAGGTGACCGCGGCGCTGCGGGCCATCACCATCGAGGACGTACGCTACAGCGCCGCGCAGTTCAATCGCTTCGCGGCGACCATCAAGGCCGCCGGGCTCGAATTCGGGTACCACAGCCACGGGTTCGAGTTCCAGAAGTACGGGACGACGACGGGGTTCGACGAGATGCTGCGCCTGCTCGACCCGGCCACCTCGACCATCGAACTGGATCTTGGCAACCTCGTGGCCGCCGGCGCAGACCCGGCGCACTACCTGCGCACGTACCCGGGCCGCTTCCGCCTTGCGCATGTCAAGGACTGGCGCGCGCCGTTGGTGCCCGATCCGCTGCAGATTCCGCCGAGCGCGCCGTTCGGCCGCGGCGCGATCGACTGGCCGCCCCTGGTGGCGGCGGCCAAGTCGTCCGGCGTCCAGCACTTCTTCATCGAGCAGGAAGAACTCCCGCAAGACCAGGTCGTCGGCGCGATCGCCGACAGTCATCGCTACCTGAAGTCCATCTGA
- a CDS encoding SDR family oxidoreductase — translation MTREQMTVLCVGATGSVGRHVVEEALRRGHAVRALVRSRARATGFPAPAQVVVGQLTQADTLAQAVEGVDAIVFTHGSDGDKADNRAIDYGGVRNVLIALGGRRVRIALMTAIGVTDRTGAYNRRTEAHDWKRRSERLVRASGNLYTIVRPGWFDYNDADQHRLVMLQGDTRHAGTPADGVIARRQIAEVLVASLTLDDACNKTFELIAEVGPEPRDLAPLFAAVTVDDADAPDGVGDVANMPPHQEPQEVRDDLRRLGHQRAPGSDPH, via the coding sequence ATGACCCGCGAACAGATGACCGTGCTGTGCGTCGGCGCCACCGGCAGTGTCGGCCGCCACGTCGTCGAGGAAGCGCTGCGTCGCGGTCACGCAGTGCGCGCATTGGTGCGCAGCCGTGCCAGGGCGACCGGGTTTCCCGCGCCAGCGCAGGTCGTGGTCGGCCAGCTGACGCAAGCGGACACGCTGGCGCAGGCGGTCGAAGGCGTGGACGCCATCGTCTTCACGCACGGCTCCGACGGCGACAAGGCTGACAATCGCGCCATCGACTACGGCGGCGTGCGCAACGTGCTGATTGCCCTTGGCGGGCGCAGGGTGCGCATCGCGCTGATGACCGCCATCGGCGTCACCGATCGCACCGGTGCCTACAATCGCAGGACCGAGGCACACGACTGGAAGCGCCGCTCCGAGCGACTGGTGCGCGCCAGCGGCAACCTCTACACCATCGTGCGTCCCGGCTGGTTCGACTACAACGACGCCGACCAGCATCGCCTGGTGATGCTGCAGGGCGACACGCGGCATGCCGGCACGCCTGCAGACGGTGTGATCGCCCGACGCCAGATCGCCGAGGTGCTGGTGGCCAGCCTCACGCTGGATGACGCCTGCAACAAGACATTCGAGTTGATCGCCGAGGTCGGCCCCGAACCGCGGGACCTGGCGCCGTTGTTCGCCGCGGTGACGGTGGACGATGCCGACGCACCCGATGGCGTAGGCGACGTCGCGAACATGCCGCCGCACCAGGAGCCGCAGGAGGTCCGCGACGACCTGCGGCGACTCGGTCATCAACGCGCGCCAGGGTCCGATCCCCACTGA
- a CDS encoding Nramp family divalent metal transporter, which produces MTTADGHQDAHVLPPTHGELPPWDVADLPAPPPFTFGNMMKVIGPGAIMAATSIGGGEWLVGPAAAVKYSSSIFLIATVAIALQVIFNLEAVRYTLYTGEPIYGGIMRLKPGPRFWAGFYACIGFLQLGWPALAGSAAATLLGAWIGRMPGAPEQSMQGWIAVGLMLAVVLILSFGGTIERMLEYFAWTMLAVVFGFLLVVNVLFVPPAHWWETFTGFFSLSGMPDPVDWALLGALAATAGSGGMGNLTVTNWIRDKGFGMGSKVGAIPSAVGGHEITLSHVGTVFPATAANLTRWQEWLRYVHADQVWVWGLFCFLGMFLNVNLSTAVIPQGTDLQGLAAGAYQAEYLSHIWPGFWFLTLFNGFWILFKTQLGNTDVLVRTITDVVWMSSPKARAASSIRTIYYGILVLFSVWGAIVIHSASPFQLFKILANMAGIVLLIAGVQIFLVNRRFLPPALRPPLWREIGLLLCSAFYAFFAFFVIRELVGG; this is translated from the coding sequence ATGACGACAGCCGATGGTCACCAGGATGCCCACGTGCTGCCTCCCACGCATGGCGAACTGCCACCGTGGGACGTGGCGGACCTGCCCGCCCCGCCGCCGTTCACGTTCGGCAACATGATGAAGGTCATCGGCCCTGGCGCGATCATGGCGGCGACGTCGATCGGCGGCGGCGAGTGGCTCGTCGGTCCTGCGGCGGCCGTGAAGTACTCCTCGTCGATCTTCCTCATCGCGACTGTGGCGATCGCCCTCCAGGTCATCTTCAACCTCGAAGCCGTGCGGTACACGCTGTACACCGGCGAGCCCATCTACGGCGGCATCATGCGCCTCAAGCCGGGGCCCCGCTTCTGGGCCGGCTTCTACGCGTGCATCGGGTTCCTCCAGCTCGGATGGCCGGCGCTCGCGGGCAGCGCCGCGGCGACGCTGCTCGGCGCGTGGATCGGACGCATGCCCGGCGCGCCGGAGCAATCCATGCAAGGCTGGATCGCCGTCGGCCTGATGCTCGCCGTGGTCCTCATCCTGTCGTTCGGCGGCACCATCGAACGCATGCTCGAGTACTTCGCCTGGACGATGCTGGCCGTGGTGTTCGGGTTCCTGCTGGTCGTCAACGTGCTGTTCGTGCCGCCGGCGCACTGGTGGGAGACGTTCACGGGGTTCTTCAGCCTGTCGGGCATGCCCGACCCCGTCGACTGGGCGTTGCTCGGCGCGCTCGCGGCCACGGCGGGATCCGGAGGCATGGGTAACCTGACGGTGACCAATTGGATTCGCGACAAGGGCTTCGGCATGGGCTCGAAGGTGGGCGCGATCCCGAGTGCCGTCGGCGGCCACGAGATCACGCTGTCGCACGTGGGCACGGTGTTCCCTGCCACGGCGGCCAACCTCACGCGCTGGCAGGAATGGCTGCGCTACGTGCACGCGGATCAGGTCTGGGTGTGGGGCCTGTTCTGCTTCCTCGGGATGTTCCTCAACGTGAACCTGTCGACGGCGGTGATTCCGCAGGGCACCGATCTCCAGGGTCTCGCCGCCGGTGCCTACCAGGCCGAGTACCTGAGCCACATCTGGCCGGGCTTCTGGTTCCTCACGCTCTTCAACGGCTTCTGGATCCTCTTCAAGACGCAGCTCGGGAACACCGACGTGCTCGTGCGCACGATCACCGACGTCGTCTGGATGTCGAGCCCGAAGGCGCGCGCGGCGTCGAGCATCAGGACGATCTACTACGGGATCCTCGTGCTGTTCTCGGTGTGGGGCGCGATCGTGATTCACTCCGCGTCGCCGTTCCAGCTGTTCAAGATCCTCGCGAACATGGCCGGCATCGTCCTGCTCATCGCCGGCGTGCAGATCTTCCTGGTGAACCGCCGCTTCCTGCCTCCGGCCCTGCGTCCGCCCCTGTGGCGCGAAATCGGCCTGCTCCTGTGCTCGGCGTTCTACGCGTTCTTCGCGTTCTTCGTGATCAGGGAGCTCGTCGGTGGCTGA